CCGCTCGCCCTTCAGCCCGCTCAGGGTGAGCGTCAGCAGCCGGTCGGCGAGCCGGGGGTCGTCCGGGGATTCCTCGGCGGCCAGTGCGATGCCGTTGGTCAGCTGCATCAGGTCGCCGATGCTCACATCGGGGCGTACGGCTCCGGCCTGCTGGGCACGGGTCAGCAGTGCGCCACCGGCCTCCCGCATCGGCACGCTGCACCGCGCCATCCCCGAGCTGTCGTCCGCCGACGCCGTCATCAGCGCGCGCGACAGCCCGCGGTAGGTGCTGGCGTGGGTGATGATCGCGCGCAGCCACTCCACCAGCGCGGCGCACGGCTGCGGCGCGTCGGCGAGCTCCCTGGCATGCGCCAGCAGGGCGTCCACCTCGCCCTGGAAGACCGCGCCCATCAGGGCGGTCCGGTTGGGGAAGTGCCGGTAGAGCGTCCCGATGCCGACGCCGGCGCGGCGCGCGATGTCCTCCAGCGAGGTGTCCGTGCCGTGCTCGGTGAAGGCCGTACGGGCCTCCGTGAGCAGCCGTTCGTAGTTGCGGCGCGCATCGGCCCGCATGGGCCGCACGTCATGCGACCGCACCGGTGCATCCGCCACCGGACCCTGCGCCGTCTGCCGCTGCCCTGCCGTCTCGGTCGCCATCGCCGTCCTCCCTCGACCCGGCCGGTTGCGGCCCGGTGGCTCCAGGATGCCATTGCGCCATCGGGGGGTGCCCCGGTGCCGTGTGCACGAGGTACCGCGGCGGCGATCCGTACGCCCCCGAGCCGCCCGGACCGCCCGCCCGGTGGCCGTCCGGCGGACTGGGCGTGAAGCCCCGGCGTCCCCCAGTGGTCGTGCGGTCGAACACCTCGGCAAGGCCGCAACGTCGCGTCGTGAGGAGCCATCAAACCAGGCGCAATGAGGTCTTCCGGAGGCTTTCGGAGGCCTGGGAATCCGCCGTGCGGGGCCGCCGGGGGAGCGGGGTGCGGCGCGGAACATCTGGGGAAGAGTCATGGGACTGACCAGCCGATCGCTGTTCTATGCCGTGGCCGCGGTCGCCGTGGTCTGCGTGGGGCTCACGCTCTGGCTGTGGCCGCGGTTCGCCGGGCGCGGGCCGCGGGCGCTGCTGGGGCGGCTCGGCTCGATCGCGGCGACCCAGCTGACCATCGTGGCGGCGCTCGGCCTTGCGGTGAACGCCAACTTCCAGTTCTACGCGTCCTGGCACGAGCTGCTCGGGCTGTACGACGACGCGCCGGCCGCCGTCGGCAAATGGGGCGACGGGGGCACGGCCGGGCCCGTCGGTGACCCGTCGAAGGGGCTGGTGCAGCCCTCGGCGGCGGACGGCCTGGACAAGGTGCACGGTCTGCCGAAGGGCGATCCGGCGCTGGCGGGCAAGGTCGAGTCCGTACGGATCGTCGGCAAGCGGACCCGGGCCGTGGACCCGGCGTACGTCTATCTGCCGCCGCAGTACTTCCAGCCCCAGTACGCCCGCCAGCGGTTCCCCGTCGTCGTCGCGCTCAGCGGCTACCCGGGCGGGACCTTCCTGCTGGGCCAGCATCTGCGGGTGCCGCAGACCGCCGGCCGGCTGATCCGGGAGGGCAAGATGCAGCCGACCGTGATCGTGATGCTGCGGCCCACCATCGCGCCGCCGCGCGACACCCAGTGCGTCGACGTGCCGGGCGGCCCGCAGGCCGAGACGTTCTTCGCCCGCGATGTGCCGGACGCGCTCAGGTCCCGCTACCGCGTCGGCCACGACCCCGGCGGCTGGGGCGTCCTGGGCTACTCCTCGGGCGGCAGCTGCGCCCTCCAGCTCGCCATGCGGCACGACCGTACGTACACCTCGGCGGCCGCCCTCTCGCCCGACTACAAGGTCAGCAACGACCCCACGACCGGCAATCTCTTCGGCGACGGGCGCGACCGGGTCCGCCGACGCCAGGAACACGACCTGATGTGGCGGCTGCGGCATCTGCCCGCTCCGCAGGTGAACGTCCTGGTGGGCACGAGCCGTACCGGCGAGAAGAACTACCCGGCGGCCCGCGCCTTCCTCGCCGCCGTCAAGCCGCCGATGAAGGCGGAATCGATCGTTCTCGCCCATGGCAGCCACAACTTCGCCACCTGGCGGCGCGAACTGCCCGCCGCGCTGGAGTGGATGAGCCGGTCGCTGAGCTTTCCGGAGGACGTGGTGGGCAACTCGTAGCCGGGCGGGAACGGACGCGAGGGGCCCCCGGCCGGTGCCGGGGGCCCCTCGTGCGTATACGGGATGCCGTCGGGTCAGTCCTTGATCTCGCAGATCACGGCGCCGGACGTGAGCGCGGCGCCGACCTCGGCGGTCAGGCCCTTGATGGTGCCGGAGCGGTGCGCGTTGAGCGGCTGCTCCATCTTCATGGCCTCCAGGACGACGACCAGCTCGCCCTCGGTGACCTGCTGGCCCTCCTCGACGGCCACCTTGACGATGGTGCCCTGCATCGGGGAGGCGAGTGCGTCGCCGGAGGCGGCGCCGCCGGACTTCTTGGCGGCCTTGCGCTTGGGCTTGGCGCCACCGGCGACCGCGGCCCGGGCCAGCGGCATGCCCAGCGAGGACGGCAGCGAGACCTCCAGGCGCTTGCCGCCGACCTCGACGACGACCGTCTCGCGGGTGTCGGCCTCGGCCTCGTCCGCGCCGGGGGCGGCGAACGGGGGGATCTCGTTGACGAACTCGGTCTCGATCCAGCGGGTGTGGACCGTGAACGGGTCGGTGGAGCCGGTGAGTTCGGGGGCGAACGCCGGGTCCTGGACGACCGTGCGGTGGAAGGGGATGGCGGTGGCCATGCCCTCGACGGTGAACTCCGCCAGCGCACGGGCGGCGCGCTGAAGGGCCTGCTCGCGGCTGGCGCCGGTGACGATCAGCTTGGCGAGGAGGGAGTCCCAGGCGGGGCCGATGACCGAACCGGACTCGACGCCCGCGTCCAGGCGCACGCCCGGACCGGACGGGCCGGCGAAGGTGGTGACCGTGCCGGGGGCCGGGAGGAAGTTGCGGCCCGGGTCCTCGCCGTTGATGCGGAACTCGAACGAGTGGCCGCGGACCGCCGGGTCGTCGTAGCCGAGCTTCTCGCCGTCGGCGATCCGGAACATCTCGCGGACCAGGTCGAGGCCGGTGACCTCTTCGGTGACCGGGTGCTCGACCTGGAGGCGGGTGTTGACCTCCAGGAACGAGATGGTGCCGTCCTGGCCGACGAGGAATTCGCAGGTGCCGGCGCCCTCGTAGGCGGCCTCCTTGAGGATGGCCTTGGAGGCGCGGTACAGCTCGGCGTTCTGCTCCTTGGTCAGGAACGGGGCCGGGGCCTCCTCCACCAGCTTCTGGTGGCGGCGCTGGAGCGAGCAGTCACGGGTCGAGACGACGACCACGTTGCCGTGCTTGTCGGCCAGGCACTGGGTCTCGACGTGCCGCGGTCGGTCCAGGTAGCGCTCGACGAAGCACTCGCCGCGGCCGAACGCGGCGACCGCCTCACGCACCGCGGAGTCATACAGCTCCGGGACCTCTTCGAGCGTCCGGGCCACCTTCAGACCGCGGCCGCCGCCACCGAAGGCCGCCTTGATCGCGATCGGCAGACCGTGCTCCTTGGCGAAGGCCACGACCTCGTCCGAGCCGGAGACCGGGTCGGGCGTGCCGGCGACCAGCGGCGCACCGGCACGCTGGGCGATGTGCCTGGCGGCGACCTTGTCGCCGAGGTCACGGATGGCCTGCGGGGGCGGCCCGATCCACGTCAGCCCCGCGTCCAGGACGGCCTGCGCGAACTCGGCGTTCTCCGACAGGAAGCCGTATCCCGGGTGGATGGCGTCCGCGCCCGAATCGGCGGCGGCCGCCAGGACCTTGGCGATGTCCAGGTAACTGGTGGCAGGAGTGTCACCGCCCAAGGCGTACGCCTCGTCTGCCGCGCGTACGTGCAGTGCGTCCCGGTCGGGGTCGGCGTAGACGGCTACGCTTCCGATCCCCGCGTCCCGGCATGCACGGGCAACGCGTACAGCGATTTCGCCACGGTTGGCGATGAGCACCTTGCGCACGATGGGTCCTTCCTTGGCGCTTCGCCGTAACAAATGGATGCGGCGATTTTAGGGACTGGCGACACCGCGTGCCGACCCGTTCCCTGGGGTGAGCTTGCCCACACGGAGTGTGCTCGGGGCGCCAGTGAGGAACCTAAGTCCCCTGGTATCCCAGGGTAGGCCCGGATTCCTGGGCTCCTGCTCGAGTCCCGGTGTGGCCTAGGTCTCCAACTTTGGACGTCCAGCGGATCGTCAATTCTTTGTGGAGTCCCTACGAATGGGCGAAGGAAACTTTGCGGGCGACTCCGTCCGTGGGCGTGCCGCCGGACCTCTCGCGCGCAGTCGGCCGCAGCCGCCCGTGCGCAACCCTTGCCCAGCTTTTACCTTCCGCCAAGGTCTTCCCGAGCAGGGGGGACCCCCATGTAGCGTGCGCGATGTCCTGTACCCCGCGGTAACAGGGGCACCAGCGGCATCAGGCGTCCGCAAGGGCGCATCGGGCTCGGCAAACGGCGGAAGTGGGTGGACGGGGTGGTGGTGGCACGACGGCCGGTGGCCTTGGCCGCGGCGGTGGTACTGGTCCTCGAAGCGTTCGGGATCGTGCTGCTCAACTGGATTCTGAGCATCGTCGTGGACAGGCAGCAGATGTCCCTGGCCGGGCTTCAGCCCCGCGCGATGTCCACCGGCTCGTGGATCGGCGGCATCCTCTTCGGGCTCTATCTGCTGTTCTGTGCCGGTGTCCTGATACGCACCGCCCTGCGCGACCGCGCCCCCGGCGGCTTCACCCGTATCGCCCTCATCAGCTGCGCGGTGGTGCACGGCGTGCTCGGCGCCTTCGCCGTCGGCCTGGTCGGCTGGGTCGCCTTCCTCGCGATGACGGTCGTGCTGGCGCTGCTGGTGCTGACCCTGGTGGCGTACGGGGAGGGCCTTACGGGGGACGGGCGGGGAAACGCGGAAAACACCCCGAACGGCGCACCGCCCGCGGCTCCCACGTCCGCCTGACCCCGTCCCGCGCGGCGGCCGGGTCCGAACTCCCCGCTCCCCGGGCCGGATCGATGCCGCCCGGGGCCGTGCGACACGCCCGGGTAGGCTCTCGCGCGGTGTCGTCGGACGGGGGAGGGTGCGGATGCCTGCATCGGTTGGGGGTGCGGAGGGCCGGGCGCGAAGGAGCGCGACAGGCCCCTACGCGGTGTTGCGGGAGCTGGATGACGCGGCGTCCGGCATACCCGTGCCGGAACGGCGGTTCATCGGACGCAGCGCGGACGGCGACCGTACGGTCCTGATCGGTGTGCCGCTGCCGGGCGCCGACCCCGGGCGGTTCCTGGCCGAGGCGGAGACCTCGCGCTATCTGCTCGGGCCCTGGTCCTCGCCGGCCACCGAGGTCGCCGCCCCCGGTGACGCGCCCTGGCACGCCCGCCCGTACGTGCCCGTGCTCCCGCTGCCCGCCGCGCTCACCGTGCACGGCGGCCCGCTGCCCGAGCGCACCGTACGGGCCGTCGGCGCGGCCCTCGTCGAGACCCTGGTCATCGGGCACGGGCAGGGCCTGGCCCATGCCGGTGTGTCGCCCGCGGCCGTGCTGCTGGCGGCCGACGGGCCCCGGCTGACGTGTTTCGGGGCGGCACGGGCCGCCGCCGAGGACGGCACCCCGCGCTCCGGGCTGCCGGGCCTGGAGTCGGGCAGCCTGCCGCCGGAGCAGGCGACCGGCGGGCGACCGCATCCGACGGGCGACGTCTACGCACTCGGTGCGACCCTCGCGTACGCCGCAACCGGATACACCGTGCCGGAGCGGGAAGAGCTCCCGGCCGCCCTGCGGACCGTCGTCACGGCCTGTCTTTCCCGGGACCCGGCGGCCCGCCCGCGCCCCGCCGAACTGCTCGACGCGTTCGGTCCGGTCGCCGGACCGCCCGCGCCGGGAGCCGGGCCCGCCGCCGGACCGCCGCCTCCCGCCACGGCGCTCGACGCCGCCGGAAACCCGGCCGGCCGCGCCGCCGCCCTGCTCGGTCCCGGCTGGCTGCCCGGCCGGATCATCGCGGCCCTCGCCCGCCAGTCGGCCGAGCTGCTCGCCGCCACCCTCCCGGTTCCGCCCGCCCCACAGGACTGACACCCTCATGCCCTTCCCCCTCGCCCATGACGACCCGCCCGGCCTCGGCACCTACCGCCTCCTCGCCCGGCTGGGCAGCGGCGGTATGGGCACCGTCTACCTGGCCCGCTCCCCGGACGGCCGGACCCTGGCGCTCAAGACGATGCACGCCCGGATCGCCACCACCACCGAATTCCGTACCCGGTTCCGGCTGGAGGCGGATGCCGCCCGGGTCATCGGCGGCCGGTACGGCGCACAGGTCGTCGATGCCGACCCGCTCGCCGAGACCCCCTGGATGGCCACCGAGTACGTGCTCGGCCCGCCCCTCGACGACGCGGTGGAGCTCGCCGGCCCGTTGCCCGAGGCGTCGGTACGCGCCCTGGGTGCGGCGCTGTGCGCGGCGCTCGGCCAGCTCCATCACTCGGATGTCGTGCACCGTGACCTCAAGCCGTCGAACATCATGGTCACGGCGCACGGCCCGAAGGTCATCGACTTCGGTATCGCCCGCGCCCTCGGCGACGACCGGCTGACCCACACGGGCGCCGCGGTCGGCACCCCCGCGTTCATGTCACCGGAGCAGGCCACCGGGCAGGAACACACCCCGGCCGGAGACGTCTTTGCGCTCGCCGGGGTGCTGGTCTTCGCCGCCACCGGCCGCGGTCCCTTCGGGGACGGACAGCCGGCGGACCTCCTCTACCGGGTGCGCTACGCCGAGCCGGACCTCACCGGGGTGCCTGGGGCCCTGGTCCCTGTCCTGTCCCGTTGCCTGGCCAAGGACCCCGCCGAGCGCCCGGCCACGGCCGAGCTGGCCGCCCAACTCCACGACGGCAGCGGGCATTTCGCCGACCAGCTGCCGGACGCGGTGCTCGCCGAGATCGGACGGCGGGCGAGCGAGGTCTGGCAGGTCGTGCCGCAGCGGCTGCCCGCACCGCCCGGCCGGCCGGCGACCGTGCCGTCCGCCGATGTCCCCGCCGCCCGTGGCCCCTCCCGCCGGGGGCTGCTGATGGCGGGCGCGGGCTCGGTGCTCGGCATCGCGGGGGCCGGGGCGGGGGTGTGGGCCTGGCTGAGCGGGAGCGGGCCGACGCCGGGGCCCGGCACCGGGCCGGGGTACACCCAGCCGAAGCCGGGGCCGAGCGTCAGCGCGGTGAAGAAGAAAAAGCTGGACTCGGTGTGGCAGAAGCA
This Streptomyces decoyicus DNA region includes the following protein-coding sequences:
- a CDS encoding alpha/beta hydrolase; this encodes MGLTSRSLFYAVAAVAVVCVGLTLWLWPRFAGRGPRALLGRLGSIAATQLTIVAALGLAVNANFQFYASWHELLGLYDDAPAAVGKWGDGGTAGPVGDPSKGLVQPSAADGLDKVHGLPKGDPALAGKVESVRIVGKRTRAVDPAYVYLPPQYFQPQYARQRFPVVVALSGYPGGTFLLGQHLRVPQTAGRLIREGKMQPTVIVMLRPTIAPPRDTQCVDVPGGPQAETFFARDVPDALRSRYRVGHDPGGWGVLGYSSGGSCALQLAMRHDRTYTSAAALSPDYKVSNDPTTGNLFGDGRDRVRRRQEHDLMWRLRHLPAPQVNVLVGTSRTGEKNYPAARAFLAAVKPPMKAESIVLAHGSHNFATWRRELPAALEWMSRSLSFPEDVVGNS
- a CDS encoding TetR/AcrR family transcriptional regulator, producing the protein MATETAGQRQTAQGPVADAPVRSHDVRPMRADARRNYERLLTEARTAFTEHGTDTSLEDIARRAGVGIGTLYRHFPNRTALMGAVFQGEVDALLAHARELADAPQPCAALVEWLRAIITHASTYRGLSRALMTASADDSSGMARCSVPMREAGGALLTRAQQAGAVRPDVSIGDLMQLTNGIALAAEESPDDPRLADRLLTLTLSGLKGERHH
- a CDS encoding acetyl/propionyl/methylcrotonyl-CoA carboxylase subunit alpha, translated to MRKVLIANRGEIAVRVARACRDAGIGSVAVYADPDRDALHVRAADEAYALGGDTPATSYLDIAKVLAAAADSGADAIHPGYGFLSENAEFAQAVLDAGLTWIGPPPQAIRDLGDKVAARHIAQRAGAPLVAGTPDPVSGSDEVVAFAKEHGLPIAIKAAFGGGGRGLKVARTLEEVPELYDSAVREAVAAFGRGECFVERYLDRPRHVETQCLADKHGNVVVVSTRDCSLQRRHQKLVEEAPAPFLTKEQNAELYRASKAILKEAAYEGAGTCEFLVGQDGTISFLEVNTRLQVEHPVTEEVTGLDLVREMFRIADGEKLGYDDPAVRGHSFEFRINGEDPGRNFLPAPGTVTTFAGPSGPGVRLDAGVESGSVIGPAWDSLLAKLIVTGASREQALQRAARALAEFTVEGMATAIPFHRTVVQDPAFAPELTGSTDPFTVHTRWIETEFVNEIPPFAAPGADEAEADTRETVVVEVGGKRLEVSLPSSLGMPLARAAVAGGAKPKRKAAKKSGGAASGDALASPMQGTIVKVAVEEGQQVTEGELVVVLEAMKMEQPLNAHRSGTIKGLTAEVGAALTSGAVICEIKD
- a CDS encoding protein kinase domain-containing protein — encoded protein: MPFPLAHDDPPGLGTYRLLARLGSGGMGTVYLARSPDGRTLALKTMHARIATTTEFRTRFRLEADAARVIGGRYGAQVVDADPLAETPWMATEYVLGPPLDDAVELAGPLPEASVRALGAALCAALGQLHHSDVVHRDLKPSNIMVTAHGPKVIDFGIARALGDDRLTHTGAAVGTPAFMSPEQATGQEHTPAGDVFALAGVLVFAATGRGPFGDGQPADLLYRVRYAEPDLTGVPGALVPVLSRCLAKDPAERPATAELAAQLHDGSGHFADQLPDAVLAEIGRRASEVWQVVPQRLPAPPGRPATVPSADVPAARGPSRRGLLMAGAGSVLGIAGAGAGVWAWLSGSGPTPGPGTGPGYTQPKPGPSVSAVKKKKLDSVWQKQFGGPDDDQNPEVPLLAGDQVVLVANAGARGVDAKSGASRWTFSLYADDSWQVASDGTRVYRIARDEHHDANGALRSVSFFLARVDLATGKAGKRLAPVSDAQHNGLINRLLAVADDTAYLAISHGKIKRYERQLPWSVMAVNLATGSRKWTDPLPFRSAESDENHFLSAKVVGGLLVALQQMNDGKVRVVARDIRTGKVAWDKPWKGADRRLVRDPLTADDKHLYLGYGPLRALRLSDGGQAWDTAATRPGKTYGPPALKDGVLYAVEKELGLVAFGTGSGKPRWAEKSEEGPRADHVVHPVVGSAYAYTYSQTDQVLRAVGLTSHTTEQLYKTSGTRFTAHEKSRMVIASGPDFLAGFPLR
- a CDS encoding protein kinase family protein; translation: MPASVGGAEGRARRSATGPYAVLRELDDAASGIPVPERRFIGRSADGDRTVLIGVPLPGADPGRFLAEAETSRYLLGPWSSPATEVAAPGDAPWHARPYVPVLPLPAALTVHGGPLPERTVRAVGAALVETLVIGHGQGLAHAGVSPAAVLLAADGPRLTCFGAARAAAEDGTPRSGLPGLESGSLPPEQATGGRPHPTGDVYALGATLAYAATGYTVPEREELPAALRTVVTACLSRDPAARPRPAELLDAFGPVAGPPAPGAGPAAGPPPPATALDAAGNPAGRAAALLGPGWLPGRIIAALARQSAELLAATLPVPPAPQD